Proteins encoded together in one Miscanthus floridulus cultivar M001 chromosome 16, ASM1932011v1, whole genome shotgun sequence window:
- the LOC136513874 gene encoding peroxidase 5-like, which produces MTTTKRHCLRFATVLASLLSATAACLDVGFYDRTCPSAETIVQQTVAAAFTNNSGVAPALIRMHFHDCFVRGCDGSVLIDSTANNTAEKDAPPNNPSLRFFDVVDSAKAALEAQCPGVVSCADVLAFAARDSVVLSGGLGYPVPAGRRDGRISNATEALNDLPPPFFNATQLADSFASKNLSIEDLVVLSGAHTIGVSHCSSFAGTGNQGDRLYNFSGSVDGIDPALSKAYAFLLKSICPSNSSQFFPNTTTFMDLITPERFDNKYYVSLTNNLGLFKSDVALLTNATMKALVDSFVSSEATFRTKFARSMLKMGQIEVLTGTQGEIRRNCRVINPANAAADVLADQSGSSGFTGVAAS; this is translated from the exons ATGACGACGACGAAGCGGCACTGCTTGCGCTTCGCCACCGTCCTGGCGTCGCTTCTCTCGGCCACTGCCGCCTGCCTCGACGTCGGCTTCTACGACAGGACGTGCCCCTCCGCCGAGACCATCGTGCAGCAGACTGTGGCGGCCGCGTTCACCAACAACTCCGGCGTCGCTCCGGCACTGATCCGCATGCACTTTCATGACTGCTTTGTCAGG GGCTGCGACGGCTCGGTGCTGATCGACTCCACGGCCAACAACACGGCGGAGAAGGACGCGCCACCCAACAACCCCAGCCTCCGGTTCTTCGACGTGGTCGACAGCGCCAAGGCGGCCCTGGAGGCTCAGTGCCCCGGCGTGGTCTCCTGCGCCGACGTCCTCGCCTTCGCAGCGAGGGACAGCGTCGTGCTCTCCGGTGGCCTCGGCTACCCGGTGCCCGCCGGACGCCGTGACGGCCGGATATCCAATGCCACTGAAGCCTTGAACGACCTGCCTCCGCCGTTCTTCAACGCCACCCAACTGGCAGACAGCTTCGCCTCCAAGAACCTCAGTATTGAGGACTTGGTCGTCCTCTCCGGCGCGCACACCATCGGCGTCTCGCACTGCAGCAGCTTCGCCGGAACTGGCAACCAGGGCGACCGGCTCTACAACTTCAGCGGCTCAGTTGACGGG ATTGACCCGGCGCTGAGCAAAGCCTACGCATTTCTCCTCAAGAGCATCTGCCCATCCAACAGCAGCCAGTTCTTCCCGAACACGACGACGTTCATGGATCTCATCACGCCGGAAAGGTTCGACAACAAGTACTACGTCAGCCTGACCAACAACCTGGGGCTCTTCAAATCAGATGTGGCGCTGCTGACCAACGCAACGATGAAGGCGCTGGTCGACTCCTTCGTGAGCAGCGAGGCGACTTTTAGGACCAAGTTTGCCAggtccatgctcaagatggggCAGATCGAGGTGCTGACCGGAACGCAGGGCGAGATCAGGCGCAACTGCAGGGTCATCAACCCTGCTAATGCCGCTGCTGATGTTCTCGCTGATCAATCGGGTTCTTCAGGATTCACTGGAGTGGCGGCAAGCTAA